In the Hyla sarda isolate aHylSar1 chromosome 9, aHylSar1.hap1, whole genome shotgun sequence genome, gattccctacctactggcgGCATCTACATATTAGAGGGGGGGTTCCTTAACTACACACTGGGGTCTTCTACCTattagggggattccctacccaACTACAGGGGAaaggggggcttctacctaacagGGGGTTCCCCTACCTACTGGTGGCTTCTacctgataaggggggggggggggtagattccCAACCTACTtattgggggcttctacctaaccaGAGGGAGAATTCTCTACCTAAATACTGTGGGGGGGTCGGGTTTCTACCCAATAGCAGGGAAATTCCCTACCTACCGGGACATATCTTAATTATGAGCGTCAGTGGGGGCTTCATTTCAAGTTTTGCCTAAGGCTTCACAAGTGTAGAGCCTCATCTGCTGTCaatgacatgaaaaaaaaaaaaaaaagtattggtactAATTCCGATAAAATGTGTGAATCATCCCAGAGAATGCGGGAAGGAAGGCGATGCCGGTGCAGATTGTGCGGCGGTACATAGCGACAATACTTACAGCTTCTTTAATGATCCGAGTGACCACGGCGTTGGGCAGGTTGAGATCTTCCGGTCTCTCCGCCATCTTGGTCAGCTATATCTACAGGAAGAGATGGGAAAGATATTGCTTTAGGAAATTAAAAACCCATCAATGAGTTATAACGCCGAATCACTGCCATGAGCGAGTGCTTAACGTGTCCCTACCTTAAACTGGTTATCTAGGATTagaacagagcaaatttcttccaaaaacagagcCACACCTGCCCtcgggttgtgtgtgatattacaacctggctccattcacttcaatagaactgagctgcaatatcacacaaagcctgaggacaggtgtggagctgttttcagaagaaatctgctctgtttttttttattcctggataaaccctttgaaGGGGGGTACATCGGCAAAGAGTttaacacaaaaagaaaaaaatatgatttGGCTGCCTgcttaaaaaacaacaacaaaaaacaactaTACTTACCTTTCTTTCTCCCCCCCCCGTAGTCTCTGGTATGGTGGCACCCAGTCTTGACTGCACTGCCTGGTGCTTGGGgtcaacgggggagatttatcaaaacctgtgcagaggaaaagttgcccagctacccatagcaaccaatcagatcgcttctttcatttttaacaaggtctctgtgaaatgaaagcagcgatctgattggttgctatgggcaacttttcctctggacaggttttgataaatctcccccaatatgtctcaTTACACGGTGATTGACTGAGTGGAAACATGACATACTGACCCCCAGCACTAGGAAGTAGAGCGCGATGGCGCTGGAGGCTACGGGGGAGCGAGGAAGGTAGGTAAAgttttgtttttaactttctagatggagtacccctttaagatttcaaaGGTTGTTGCATAGAAACCATCTATGTACTTGGTGACAATTGCAGACTGCGGTGAGCGACGGTTGTCACGGAGAttccctccaggacatacagtggTGACCGCCATAGTCATCTGTCCCTGTATAACATGACAGCCAATCAGAAGCCGCTTCACTTTAAAAACAAAactctgttgcccatagcaacaaggtggcagctttcatttttaccagagcaaaattgaaagcaaaAGCTGccctctgattggtcgctatggacaACACACCGTTTCACAGTTCAAACTGCACCATGTGACCTTTCTTCTGCTTCTGATTGGCTGAGAAAAACACTATAAAAAAGAGCAATGTTTTCACACACTCCTTCCCTCTCTCTCTAAACAATGATACATTGGCGCCCGGCTCGGAGTCTCGgggtgtatgctgggagctgtagttccggACAAGTGTATAAAGCTACAGTCTGAACACACAACATACACTCCCTGAGCAGCGTTACCACCGTACCTTGGATCCCAGTTCCCGCCAAGACAAACCCGATGCGTCTTCCGTACACCACGTGCTCcgctggccacgcccccttcaaggCCATTGCCTGCGTTCCACTGACCCGTCGCCTGCATTAAACGTCAGGAGTGGCACAGCCAATCAGCTTGAGCGAGGCGGGGCCACCGCAGGTAGAAGGCGTGGTGGCGTCCCCCGTTGTTATGGTGACCGGGGCCGGGTGAGTTGTTAATAATTGTCAGGCTTTATCTCCCGATATTGTTGGGGCGCACAGGAAAGGGGTGTGAAGGGATTGACATTggactgctgggatttgtagttcagccAGAGAGCTGCGCAGGTTGTCAGGGGGTCTTATGTCAATAAAGCTTTACAATTATACAATGAAAAGTCCTGTAACTTTCCAATATActtgatctctgcttgctgtcagtgaatggtgaGAAGCAGAGACCTGATACTcctcacagctgaaggtttgttacagtgtttcttaaccaggatgcctccagctgttgcaaaactacaacccccagcatgcccggacagccgttggctgtccgggcatgctgggagttgtagttttgcaacagctggaggcgccccggttgagaaacactggtctagacaatcCATTTTACCTGCACTGGTACATTGTAGCAAACTATTACCGCTTTTGAATGACTCTTCCATAGAGcgggcggggagggggggggggtgtacacacactggccactttattaggtacaccgtAATAGCTAATCGACCAATCACGTGAAAGCAacgcaatgcatttaggcatgtacacGTGGTCAAGACAACCCGCCGACGTTTAAAccgagcatcagaatggggaagaaaggggaaATAATTATTGGGTAATGGTTATTGGGCTAAGTTTTTTCCctaactgctgatctactgggattttccaCACACAACCaaggtctaaaaaaaaattaaatatcctTGTTGGTGTCAGAggtgaatgggcagactggttcaagatgacagaaaggaaacagtaactcaaataaccaccgGTTACAACCAAGATCTGCTGAATACCATCTCAGATCCCGCATCATGTCCAAccctgaagcagatgggctacagcagcggaagaccacaccgggggccactcctgtcagctaagaacaggaaactgaagcAACAATTCACACAGGAACCAAAACTGGAGAATGGAAgatggaagaacgttgtctggtctgaggagtctcCATTCCAGCGGTGACATCAGATGGGGCAGAGATTGGTGTCAACAACATAAAGCAAAGATcaatcctgccttgtatcagcgggtcaggctggtgggggtgtaatggggggggggggggggacattttctgggcacTTTGGGCCCCTCAGTAACAATTGATCCTGCTATAAACACCAcaacctacctgagtattgttactgaccatgtccgtccctttatgaccacagtgtcccctgtatcttctgatgatacttccagcaggataatgccccatgtcacatgacatcatcacatacaggacaatgaggtcacatgacatcatcacatacaggacaatgaggtcacatgacatcatcacatacaggacaatgaggtcacatgacatcatcacatacaggacaatgaggtcacatgacatcatcacatacaggacaatgaggtcacatgacatcatctcatacaggacaatgaggtcacatgacatcatctcatacaggacaatgaggtcacatgacatcatctcatacaggacaatgaggtcacatgacatcatctcatacagtcaccagatctcatcctatagatcaccgctgggatgtggtagaaccggagattctcatcatggatccgacaaatctgcagcaactgtgtgatgtcatcatgtccatatagagggactgtgtgatgtcatcatgtctatatggaggaactgagtgatgtcatcatgtccatatgaaggaactgtgtgatgtcgtcatgtccatatgaaggaactgtgtgatgtcatcatgtctatatggaggaactgtgtgatgtcatcatgtccatatggagaaactgtgtgatgtcatcatgtccatatggagaaactgtgtgatgtcatcatgtccatatggagaattgtgtgatgtcatcatgtatatatgaaggaactgtgtgatgtcgtcatgtctatatgggggaactgtgtgatgtcatcatgtctatatgggggaactgtgtgatgtcatcatgtctatatggaggaactgtgtgatgtcatcatgtccatatggagaaactgtgtgatgtcatcatgtccatatggagaattgtgtgatgtcatcatgtatatatgaaggaactgtgtgatgtcgtcatgtccatatggaggaactgtgtgatgtcatcatgtctatatggaggaactgtgtgatgtcatcatgtccatatggagaaactgtgtgatgtcatcatgtccatatggagaattgtgtgatgtcatcatgtatatatgaaggaactgtgtgatgtcatcatgtctatatggaggaactgtgtgatgtcatcatgtccatatgaaggaactgtgtgatgtcatcatgtctatatggaggaactgtgtgatgtcatcatgtccatatggagaaactgtgtgatgtcatcatgtccatatggagaattgtgtgatgtcatcatgtatatatgaaggaactgtgtgatgtcgtcatgtccatatggaggaactgtgtgatgtcatcatgtccatatggaggaactgtgtgatgtcatcatgtccatatggaggaactgtgtgatgtcatcatgtctatatggagggaactgtgtgatgtcatcatgtctatatggagggaactgtgtgatgtcatcatgtctatatggagggaactgtgtgatgtcatcatgtctatatggagggaactgtgtgatgtcatcatgtctatatggagggaactgtgtgatgtcatcatgtctatatgaactgtgtgatgtcatcatgtctatatgaactgtgtgatgtcatcatgtccatatggaggaactgtgtgatgtcatcatgtccgtatggaggaactgtgtgatgtcatcatgtccatatgcagCAAAATCTGTAAGTAATGATTCCAGCACGGCGGTCCCAGTCAGGACTAGaggggtgtacctaataaagtggcaagGGAGTGTATAACCAGACAGATATTTGCTGTTCAGGAATATGGCAGAGCTGGGTGACTGGGCCCCTGTTGATGGAGTTGTGTTTTCTCCCAGGTCCCGGTGTGTGGAGCCGCTATGAGGGCCCCCCTGGGTACAGCAATGGAGCTGGATGAGACCATATGTAAGAGGCCGGTGTGTCAGCACCCGCAGTGCTGGGTGACCATGCGGAGGATAGAACAGGGACACCCCCGACTCCGCCCACCCACCGCCAGACGCCCCCCACAGGATGAAGGTACAGTGTGCTCTGACACCCAGTGTGTCTAGCATTAGTACAGTGTTTTTGttacacagtgtgcctccagctgttgcaaaactaaaactggaagttctagttttgcaacagctggagttacactctttggaaaacacaGGACTAGTCATTGTATGAAGATTTCCTATTATCTGTGGAGCAGGCGGACTCCCCATCCTGAGTGTGAGCACCCTGCCGGCCAGCGGAGTCCTGCACCGTGGGAGTGATAGTCCGCACCTGAGTGAAGGAGCCTCCTCAACTACTGTGTGTACTAGTGCTGCCACCTGCAGGTGTGTCCAGGGAATACAGCCTAAatctatccatatctatctatctatctatctctctcatatctatctatctcctatctatctcctatctatctcctatctatctcctatctatctcctatctatctcctatctatctcctatctatctcctatctatctcctatctatctcctatctatctcctatctatctctctcctatctatctctctcctatctatctctctcctatctatctctctcctatctatctctctcctatctatctctctcctatctatctctctcctatctatctctctcctatctatctctctcctatctatctctctcctatctatctctctcctatctatctctctcctatctatctctctcctatctatctctctcctatctatctctctcctatctatctctctcctatctatctctctcctatctatctctctcctatctatctctctcctatctatctctctcctatctatctctctcctatctatctctctcctatctatctctctcctatctatctctctcctatctatctctctcctatctatctctctcctatctatctctctcctatctatctctctcctatctatctctctcctatctatctctctcctatctatctctctcctatctatctctctcctatctatctctctcatatctatctctctcatatctatctctctcatatctatctctctcatatctatctctctcatatctatctctctcatatctatctctctcatatctatctatctcatatctatctatctcatatctatctatctcatatctatctatctcatatctatctcatatctatctatctatataagatgcagaaaatgtagcagcacacccagtagtaaagtgcaaaaattgggatttattgacccatatgaaatgcgacgtttcgacggcatcccgccatctttttcatccctccatctatctatatatctatctcatatctatctatctatctatctcttatatctatgtatatatctcatatctatctatctcttatatctatgtatatatctcatatctatctatttttctttcttttgttctaAGTATGGAGAAGTTCTTCTTTCCGGGTGTAAACTCCTACAGGGAGATCCTTGCACCTTCAAGAAGCTCCggatcctccttctcctcctggaAGCCTCGGAAGGTAAGTCGCCTCTCTAGGAATTACTAGTCCAGTCtatagaagtgtgtgtgtgtgtgtgtgtgtgtatatataatatacaacctGCTGTAGGGTATGAAACCACAGACCCCTCCATCTGTTCTGTCAGAGGtgacacccagctttcccaccACCCTGAATGGAAAATCTTACTACTGTCCCAGTACAAAGCAGACAAAGGAGAAGTAGTGCATCACTCTGTAGATTTCATATACAGATGGGTCCCTGCCCACAATGTATTGCTCTTTCAGGTGGAGATCCTGCGCCCTTCTTTTCAGGATGCAAAAAGAGACGTGACCATGGTATGGGTGCCGAACGCCCAGCACAGGCCTCCGAGAAAGGAAGACGGGTATGTACGGGGGGGCTAAGACCGTATTGATGCGTGagatgacagtgtttcccaaccagggtgcctccagctgttgcaaaactacaactcccagcatgcccggacagccaacggctgtccgggcatgctgggagttgtagttttgcaacagctgaaggtccacagtttggagaccactggaaaaTGTTGAATATATGGGAGATGTGGAGATCTGCAgtaaccaatagcaaccaatggGAGCCCACATCCACTTGTCAATCATCATAGTCAtctgactatgggggagatttatgaaaagttgcctaggtgcccatagcaaccaatcagatcgcttctttcatttcgcaGAGGcttggttaaaaatgaaagcagcgatctgattggttgctatgggcaactgggcaacatttcctctgtgcaggttttgataaatctccccctttgtctatTTTATTCTTAGAGAAAAACATCTTAAAGTTTGGATCAAAGATCTTACACTGAGCGACCCCCTGGGAGGAATGAGGAGGGAGAAGCCGAATCCGGCTCTGGTGAGTCAGCGGGAAAAAGAGCAAGCGCAATAGATAACCTCACATTGTTATATGGATCTATAGAATGATCACTGTTACTATTATGTGtccgttatattcttgtatataggggcagtattatagtagttatattcttgtatataggagcaatattatagtagttatattcttgtatataggagcagtattatagtagttatattcttgtatataggagcggtattatagtagttatattcttgtatataggagcagtattatagtagttatattcttgtatataggagcagtattatagtagttatattcttgaatataggaggcggtattatagtagttatattcttgtatataggagcagtattatagtagttatattcttgtatataggagcagtattataggagttatattcttgtatataggaggcagtattatagtagttatattcttgtatataggaggcagtattatagtagttatattcttgtatataggggcagtattatagtagttatattcttgtatataggggcagtattatagtagatatattcttgtatataggagcagtattatagtagtgatattcttgtatataggagcagtattatagtagttatattcttgtatataggagcagtattatagtagttatattcttgtatataggaggcagtattatagtagttatattcttgtatataggggcagtattatagtagttatattcttgtatataggaacagtattatagtagttatattcttgtatataggagcagtattatagtagttatattcttgtatataggaggcagtattatagtagttatattcttgtatataggaggcaatattatagtagttatattcttgtatataggagcagtattatagtagttatattcttgtatataggaggcagtattatagtagttatattcttgtatataggaacagtattatagtagttatattcttgtatataggagcagtattatagtagttatattcttgtatataggaggcagtattatagtagttatattcttgtatataggaggcaatattatagtagttatattcttgtatataggaggcaatattatagtagttatattcttgtatataggaggcaatattatagtagttatattcttgtatataggagcaatattatagtagttatattcttgtatataggagcaatattatagtagttatattcttgtatataggagcagtattatagtagttatattcttgtatataggagcagtattatagtagttatattcttgtatataggaggcagtattatagtagttatattcttgtatataggaggcagtattatagtagttatattcttgtatataggaggcaatattatagtagttatattcttgtatataggagcaatattatagtagttatattcttgtatataggagcaatattatagtagttatattcttgtatataggagcagtattatagtagttatattcttgtatataggagcagtattatagtagttatattcttgtatataggagcagtattatagtagttatattcttgtatataggagcagtattatagtagttatattcttgtatatagggagcagtattatagtagttatattcttgtatataggaggcagtattatagtagttatattcttgtatataggagtagtattatagtagttaccatatattcttgtatataggaggcagtattatagtagttatattcttgtatataggagcagtattatagtagttatattcttgtatataagagcagtattatagtagttatattcttgtatataggagcagtattatagtagttatattcttgtatatatgaggcagtattatatcagttatattcttgtacatacgagcagtattatagtagttatatcctttttttttctttctagacCATAAATCGTAAACAGACGAAGCTCCCGAGCGGTGGATGTCCCCTTAATCTTACACTGGTTGGATCATCATCACATACAAAGAAATTCATAGAGGCTAGGTTAGAGCATTTTCTGTCTGTTTGGGGGCAGATGGCTCCAATTTTTTTGACTTTTCTTCCGGCCTTTTTTATGTAATGTCTGCATTACTCACCgacaccagcagggggcagtagTGACCCAGGTAAGTTTTCACTATATTCTTTTCCTCTGGGCATCTTGGCGTTTGTATTCTCATGGCGCCCCAGAACAGCTTTTGGTGAGGTCATAAAAATTAGAGGGGGGCCCTTGGTGCTGTAAATTAGTAGAACATCCTGTGAAAACCCCGGACCCCTGTATGAGGGAGGATTATTTGCCTTTATAGAGAAGTGCAGGAACAGCCTGGGAAAGCATTGAAGTGCCGGAGAAGACAACGCGACCCGTGGCCGGACAGCGACTCTGTAACGTCTCCATCTCTCAGCGGGATAATGGTGGGAAACCGGCGGGTCATCCTACATGACACCAGAGAGAAGTGCCCCGCCGTGCCCCACACCGGCCCAGTGTACAGACTGGACAATCAGGTTAGTCcatataagtccctgcaccccaTGAACACTACTATAGGTCACATATCTCCAGTACTGATCtaacctccagacattacataatatgtgatatcagccgctcctgtatactatctctcGGTCACCATTGATCTGGACTCTTCCAGCAGTCGGCGGCACCAAATAACACAGCGATCAACTTAGACAGTATCAGGAGCCAGTATTATCTGTGGAAGAAATACATCTACCTTGCTGATCCCAGTCATCGAATCAAACCACCAGGTAAAGTGGGATCTACTATCCAGTTTATGTCAGTTGTGTGATCGGTGAGGggtttccaaccagggggcctccagctgttgcaaaactacaactcccagcatgcccggacagccaacggctgtccgggcatgctgggagttgtagttttgcaacagctggtggcccacagtttggagacaactgccctataccccagtgtttcccaaccagggggcaaaactactactcccagcatgcccagatagtcaAAAGCCAAAGTTGGGAGTTTGCCCAGATAGTCAAAAGCCAaagttgggagttgtatttgtgcaacagctggaggcaccctacttgTTTGCATCACTCTTTATTAAAATCTATAGTATAAGAGTCTTGGCTGTTCCCTTATCCTCCGGTACTTGGTTTCAGTATTTAGGCTTCCCCCCTAAATATACATGGGGCAGCTGCAGACagcagactatatatatatatgagagagagagacctTTGTTCATTTTCAGATCACAGAGCAAACAGAATTCAGAGATCCCACAAGTCATCGGCTCCTGATCAGCTCAGCCATATAGGACTGTTCCCCTGTGACCCCGATTCTGCGCTCagttactacaaatcccaggcctTGGAGACCCCCACAGGTACTGAGATGAATGGAGAATGTCTGGAGTATGTAATATAGTCCCATAATGTCTGGAGTATGTAATATAGTCCCATAATGCTCCAGTGTGCCtcccaaaactataactcccagcatgcccggacagtcaaaatCCAATTGCCAACACAATATCTCCATACAGTGCTTATACAATACTGGTGCCTGAAGAAAACTTTCATACCGTGCTATCATAATACTGCTGCCTAAATAATACGTCAATACAATGCCGATATAATACTTCTGTCCATTgcctgaataatacctccataaagTGCCCATATAGTAATGTTGTCCAGTTGTTATCCAGTACCTGAATAATACTTCCCTAAAATATCCACATAATACAGCCATTAATTGCCTAAATAATACCTCTGTAAAAtgcccatataatactgccatcct is a window encoding:
- the C9H9orf43 gene encoding uncharacterized protein C9orf43 homolog produces the protein MRAPLGTAMELDETICKRPVCQHPQCWVTMRRIEQGHPRLRPPTARRPPQDEGGLPILSVSTLPASGVLHRGSDSPHLSEGASSTTVCTSAATCSMEKFFFPGVNSYREILAPSRSSGSSFSSWKPRKVEILRPSFQDAKRDVTMVWVPNAQHRPPRKEDGEKHLKVWIKDLTLSDPLGGMRREKPNPALTINRKQTKLPSGGCPLNLTLVGSSSHTKKFIEAREVQEQPGKALKCRRRQRDPWPDSDSVTSPSLSGIMVGNRRVILHDTREKCPAVPHTGPVYRLDNQQSAAPNNTAINLDSIRSQYYLWKKYIYLADPSHRIKPPDHRANRIQRSHKSSAPDQLSHIGLFPCDPDSALSYYKSQALETPTGSVVCDTTRSRDSEDRNSPSLAGLSQRSWSDEEPSGTPTETGDRIQQEIPGEINKEAKPAKPPELDVPRDEESMRPNMSCDQSESAMETTDTQENPGGTTSSPQPNPPPPSPMN